In Planococcus shixiaomingii, the DNA window CACCAGCGCCATAATCACCAAATAGATCACTATGAACTCGATTTCTGTCATGTTCCTCCCCCGTTCCTGCCTGCATAAGAAATATTCCCGTAATTGGATGTTTAAAATCCTCCGAAAAAGAAATACTCCGTAGTATAATAAGAAAATATGAACTGTTCCAGTAAAAAGAATGGAGAGAAACCTATGACAATAAACAGCAGGTCCGCTTTGCTTGCAGGAGCCAGCGGGCTCGTCGGAACCGAGTTGTTGCACGTGCTGCTCGAAAGTCCTGTTTATGAACATGTAAAAATCTTTGTCCGGAAACCGTTGGATGCCAAGCATCCCAAATTGGAACAAGTAATCGTCGATTACGAAGAACTGGAAAATTACACAATCCACTTTAAAGTCCATGACGTCTACTGCTGTTTGGGGACCACCATTAAAAAAGCCGGTTCCCAGGAAGCTTTTCGAAAAGTGGATTATGAATATCCGGTAAGACTTGCTAATATGGCACGGGTCCATGGAGTCCAAAACTTCCTTATTGTTTCCGCCCTTGGAGCGGATGCCACATCAAAAGTGTTCTACAGCAAGACAAAAGGAGAAGTCGAAGAACAGTTGAAAAAGCTTGATTTGCCAGCCCTTCACATCTTCCAGCCTTCACTACTGCTAGGCAACCGGCAGGAATTTCGTTTAGGAGAAAAAACCGCCGTTGTAT includes these proteins:
- a CDS encoding oxidoreductase; protein product: MNSRSALLAGASGLVGTELLHVLLESPVYEHVKIFVRKPLDAKHPKLEQVIVDYEELENYTIHFKVHDVYCCLGTTIKKAGSQEAFRKVDYEYPVRLANMARVHGVQNFLIVSALGADATSKVFYSKTKGEVEEQLKKLDLPALHIFQPSLLLGNRQEFRLGEKTAVVLSPIFTPFLAGRLQKYKPVSARSVANAMYATAQTNRIGTFTYPSGQIKDLSQQTLVELKR